The stretch of DNA ACCTTGAGGCTGCGTTGAAGTCAGAGGGGCATCGTATCTTGATTGCTGATACGTCTGGCACTGAAGAGTTTGCCCAAACTCGGAATTTTTATAAAAAAAATGGCTATTCCGAAGAGTCTCGAATTCGAGATTTTTGGGATTCTGGTGACGATAAAGTGACATTCCGAAAGGCTTTACAGTAACTAGGAAACAGGTGTTCAGCCTATGGCTGAGCACCACAATTCTTTTGTAAAAAATTTGCTGTATCAGCTTATGGCTTGTTAGTTTCGCCAGTGGTTGTGCGCGCAATTATTTCCCATCTTGACCCGCGATACACAAATTATCCAACTCTTTTCTTCGTAAAAATCGCGGTGATTGCGCTATAATCTCTGCGTGGATAAAGCCCAAAACATATCGAAAAATGACCTAACGGAAGCTCCTTCGCGTGCTGATATAAAGCGCGGTATGACTATCGCAGCGCAACTTGTTCAGCGATACGGAGCTAAATACTGGCCCGTTTTAGAGCGTCTAAAGCAAGAGTATGACGCGCTAGATGACCGTGAGGCGTTGCTGGCCTCGCTCCTTTTTGACGCGGACAAAGCCGCGTAAACCGATAAATTCAGCCCTTAAACGGATAGCTTTGCAATAGCGTGTCACTGACGGGGTGAGTTATCTTCAATAGCTCGTCTCGGCGGTAAGCAAGCGACCCTCCATCCCCATATTCAGGGCGCGGGTTACGGTGTCCCATCAAAGTGCAACGCAAGCCAAAGTCTAATCCAGCCTCCAACATTCTGTTTTCAAAGCTGTGCCGAAAGCTATAGATACGGTGCTGCTTTGTCGGGAATAGCCCTCTGGCTTTGAATGCTTTTGTCAGTGATGCACTTAGCAAATAACTCCTATCCCTGTAATGCGGAAAGCCATTCGGAGCCTGCCGCATGGCCTCCAGCGCAACGCCGACGAGCGGAATATCACGAACTGATGCGCCTGATTTCAGCTCTCTGTCTTTCGTTGGACGGATGCGAATATGCGGAACCTCCGCGTCCAGCCGTATGTTTTCTGGTCTGATATTTGCCAACTCGCTTGGTCTGCATCCTGTCTCTATCAAGGCCATGCAAAGCAACGCGCCTTGCCTATTGAGGCCATAAAAAACATCTGGCGCAAGTATGCGTGACCTAACCCAATCGTCCTTAAAAGGCATGACCTTTTTTAGAATTTTGTCTTTGAAGCGCATATTGCGGAACGGGTTTTCGCGCTCTTCTTCGCCTATGTGTTCAAAATATCGGCGGTAGAGTTTCCGCAAACTACCCAAGTCTTTGTTGCCGCTGCTGCCGCTCATGGGCTTGGAACCGTCCTTCGGGTGGATGCGCTCATGCCAGAATTTACGCACGGCGTGAGCGTGTTCGCGGGTAATGTCCCGCATATCTATATCGCCATTTATGGAAACAAAGTTCGCCACGGCGCGGCGTTTGATTTTGGAAAAGTTGTTCACTTGCTCTGGTGATTTACTGGCGAGTTCGTCAGCGACGATCTCAGATAGGTAAAGCTCCATTGCTTCGCTGATGGTCGCAGAAGGCGTCTTGGCTATGCCTAGTAAAGCGTCTGCGTCTTGCTCTTCCTTGGGGTGCGAAGCCTCCTTTAACGGCCCTAAGGCTTGTAGGCGGTGTAATAAATCCGTGACAGTATCGCGGGAAATCAAGCTGTCCATTGGCTCATAGTTGAACCCCAGCGAGCGGGCGTATTGGCTCACGTCTCGGTAGCTAGTCTCTCTTGGCGTCGAGCGGAAACGGCTCGGCGCGACCTCGCTCCAGCGTTGTTCGTCCGCATCGGCGCATATGTCTCTCCGCTGGCGGGCGACCTTGCGGCTATCTGTATCGAGGGAACGGTATATCAATGTGCGGTCATCTATATGGCTTACCGCCTTGGGCACACGCCGGACGT from Fretibacter rubidus encodes:
- a CDS encoding DUF6538 domain-containing protein — translated: MKAIRRPDQYLRLRGDIWHYVRRVPKAVSHIDDRTLIYRSLDTDSRKVARQRRDICADADEQRWSEVAPSRFRSTPRETSYRDVSQYARSLGFNYEPMDSLISRDTVTDLLHRLQALGPLKEASHPKEEQDADALLGIAKTPSATISEAMELYLSEIVADELASKSPEQVNNFSKIKRRAVANFVSINGDIDMRDITREHAHAVRKFWHERIHPKDGSKPMSGSSGNKDLGSLRKLYRRYFEHIGEEERENPFRNMRFKDKILKKVMPFKDDWVRSRILAPDVFYGLNRQGALLCMALIETGCRPSELANIRPENIRLDAEVPHIRIRPTKDRELKSGASVRDIPLVGVALEAMRQAPNGFPHYRDRSYLLSASLTKAFKARGLFPTKQHRIYSFRHSFENRMLEAGLDFGLRCTLMGHRNPRPEYGDGGSLAYRRDELLKITHPVSDTLLQSYPFKG